A single genomic interval of Alistipes provencensis harbors:
- a CDS encoding transglycosylase domain-containing protein encodes MTQRKKTGVSPKTIKWIWCVALAPFALLAVMLLLTALGVFGRMPSFEELENPRSNLATEIYSEDGKVIGSFFVQNRSYVQYADLFPSDSTLHIRLGEHEVPPIVAALVSTEDIRFRSHSGIDIPSLARVAVKTLLLQNTSQGGGSTITQQLAKNLFPRDTARNRGAIVRKAKLVTSKLKEWITALKLEYNYTKEEIVAMYLNTVEFGSNAYGIKSAAHTFFNKEPDELNVQEAAVLVGVVNAPTRYSPVRNPDNAIARRNLVLSRMEEAGALTRRQRDSIAALPIVLNYKPISHNEGSATYFREMLRLVMNAERPKRSQFYNEWDYDQAVKEYDENPLYGWCLKNRKADGTPYNIYRDGLKIYTTINSVMQAYAEQAVQRQMEKEIQPKMDAQFRNTKTLFIDADRAERERIMRHAIRYSDRYREMKNAGASEKQIQAAFDKPCNMKVFTYKGERDTLMTPRDSILHHKRIMRASMVALDPRTGFVKAYVGGPNFRYFKYDMARQGKRQIGSTIKPFVYTFAIDHLGMTPCTMVPNLPTTIETANGTAWSPKEAGNVEYDGVLHPLSWGLARSRNNYSAWIMKQAKQPAAVADFIHNMGIRSYIDPVPALALGSSESNVYELVSAFSTFANQGVHTDAIFVTRIEDRQGNLIASFIPQSQDAISERTAYTMLTMLQGVVNSGTAGRLKWQFGFNDVEIGGKTGTSNKNRDAWFMCVAPKLVAGAWVGGEDQSVHFIRGGEGSVMALPIVGDFMKKVYDDGRLGIGRGDQFLRPAMMPRYDCDEEADPAGPDNSDEDDFFD; translated from the coding sequence ATGACACAACGTAAAAAGACAGGCGTGAGCCCGAAAACGATAAAATGGATCTGGTGCGTGGCGCTTGCGCCTTTCGCGCTTCTGGCCGTGATGCTGCTGCTGACGGCTTTGGGCGTGTTCGGACGCATGCCCTCGTTCGAGGAGCTGGAGAACCCCCGCAGCAACCTCGCCACGGAGATTTATTCCGAGGACGGCAAGGTCATCGGCTCGTTCTTCGTCCAGAACCGTTCTTATGTGCAGTATGCCGACCTCTTTCCCTCGGACTCGACGCTCCACATCCGTCTGGGCGAGCACGAGGTGCCGCCGATCGTCGCGGCGCTCGTTTCGACCGAGGACATCCGCTTCCGCAGCCACTCGGGCATCGACATCCCCTCGCTGGCGCGTGTGGCCGTGAAGACCCTGCTGTTGCAGAACACCTCGCAGGGCGGCGGCTCGACCATCACTCAGCAGTTGGCCAAGAACCTCTTTCCGCGCGACACGGCCCGCAACCGCGGCGCCATCGTCCGCAAGGCCAAGCTCGTGACGTCGAAACTCAAGGAGTGGATCACGGCCCTCAAACTCGAATACAACTACACCAAGGAGGAGATCGTTGCGATGTACCTCAATACGGTGGAGTTCGGCTCGAACGCCTACGGCATCAAGTCGGCGGCCCATACCTTCTTCAACAAGGAGCCCGACGAACTGAACGTGCAGGAGGCTGCCGTGCTGGTAGGGGTGGTGAACGCTCCGACGCGCTATTCCCCCGTGCGCAATCCGGACAATGCCATTGCGCGCCGCAACCTCGTGCTTTCGCGCATGGAGGAGGCCGGGGCGCTGACGCGCCGACAGCGCGACTCGATCGCGGCGCTGCCCATCGTGCTGAACTACAAACCCATATCGCATAACGAGGGTTCGGCGACCTATTTCCGCGAGATGCTGCGTCTGGTGATGAATGCCGAGCGGCCCAAGCGCAGTCAGTTCTATAACGAATGGGATTACGACCAAGCGGTGAAGGAGTACGACGAGAATCCGCTCTACGGCTGGTGCCTCAAGAACCGCAAGGCCGACGGCACGCCCTACAATATTTACCGCGACGGACTGAAAATCTATACCACGATCAACTCCGTGATGCAGGCTTATGCCGAACAGGCCGTGCAGCGGCAGATGGAGAAGGAGATCCAGCCCAAGATGGACGCGCAGTTCCGCAATACGAAGACGCTCTTCATCGACGCCGACCGTGCGGAGCGCGAGCGCATCATGCGCCACGCCATCCGCTATTCGGACCGCTACCGCGAGATGAAGAACGCCGGGGCGAGCGAGAAGCAGATACAGGCTGCGTTCGACAAGCCCTGCAACATGAAGGTCTTCACCTACAAGGGCGAGCGCGACACGCTGATGACCCCGCGCGACTCGATCCTCCACCACAAACGGATCATGCGGGCCTCGATGGTGGCGCTCGATCCCCGCACGGGCTTCGTAAAAGCCTATGTCGGAGGGCCTAACTTCCGTTACTTCAAGTACGACATGGCCCGTCAGGGCAAGCGGCAGATCGGTTCGACGATCAAGCCCTTCGTCTATACCTTCGCCATCGACCACTTGGGGATGACCCCCTGCACGATGGTTCCGAACCTGCCGACGACCATCGAGACGGCCAACGGCACGGCGTGGTCGCCCAAGGAGGCCGGCAACGTCGAGTACGACGGGGTGCTGCATCCCCTGAGCTGGGGCCTTGCGCGCAGCCGCAACAACTATTCGGCGTGGATTATGAAGCAGGCCAAGCAGCCCGCGGCCGTGGCCGACTTCATCCATAACATGGGCATCCGCAGTTACATCGATCCCGTGCCGGCGCTGGCCCTCGGCTCCTCGGAGTCGAACGTCTACGAACTGGTGAGCGCCTTCTCGACCTTTGCCAATCAGGGCGTACACACCGATGCGATCTTCGTGACGCGCATCGAGGACCGGCAGGGCAACCTGATCGCCTCGTTCATCCCCCAGTCGCAGGACGCCATCAGCGAACGCACGGCTTACACGATGCTCACGATGCTGCAGGGCGTGGTCAATTCGGGAACGGCGGGCCGCCTGAAATGGCAGTTCGGGTTCAACGACGTGGAGATCGGCGGCAAGACCGGAACGTCGAACAAGAACCGTGACGCGTGGTTCATGTGCGTGGCTCCGAAGCTCGTCGCAGGGGCTTGGGTCGGCGGCGAAGACCAGTCGGTGCACTTTATTCGCGGCGGCGAGGGCAGTGTGATGGCCCTGCCGATCGTCGGCGACTTCATGAAGAAGGTCTACGACGACGGTCGTCTGGGCATCGGCCGCGGGGACCAGTTCCTGCGTCCGGCGATGATGCCCCGCTACGATTGCGACGAGGAGGCCGATCCCGCGGGGCCGGATAACTCCGACGAGGACGACTTCTTTGATTGA